One Hypomesus transpacificus isolate Combined female chromosome 21, fHypTra1, whole genome shotgun sequence genomic region harbors:
- the zgc:158417 gene encoding uncharacterized protein zgc:158417, with amino-acid sequence MELLSESVWKHTMLLFVSETEEEYNVTPSEQVMESTRDLLEKCGGRHHVLCGPSSNCTQVSELLQKIDGMVKDNANDFFLPQVYYELIERMRTTYEDREEKLKQSYKLQLTQTKANTELRKRRNSMDVSPEFSTEEQKTDDRGCQKVDQETVKDGFKEVGMPVPIYNFSIISLIFLAIIGEFFGAIAGAQYGPLGSCVGILFGIAAGVLVSFGIRAAVSKTTDKPKPSQIPGMKSRLK; translated from the exons ATGGAGCTTTTGTCAGAGAGCGTATGGAAACACACTATGCTCCTGTTTGTTAGTGAGACTGAGGAAGAGTATAATGTCACTCCTTCTGAACAGGTTATGGAGAGTACAAGAGACCTTTTGGAGAAATGTGGAGGCAGACATCATGTTCTTTGTGGACCTTCAAGTAATTGTACGCAGGTGTCTGAGCTCCTGCAGAAGATTGATGGGATGGTAAAGGACAACGCTAATGATTTCTTCTTACCCCAAGTGTACTATGAACTGATTGAGAGAATGAGAACAACTTATGAAGACCGGGAGGAGAAACTAAAACAGAGTTACAAACTCCAGCTAACACAGACTAAAGCAAACACAGagttgaggaagaggaggaatagCATGGATGTTTCACCTGAGT TCAGCACAGAGGAGCAGAAGACCGATGATCGTGGCTGTCAGAAAGTGGACCAAGAGACAGTCAAAGACGGTTTCAAGGAGGTTGGGATGCCTGTACCGATATACAATTTCAGTATAATATCACTGATCTTCCTTGCAATTATTGGAGAATTCTTTGGGGCAATTGCAGGTGCACAATATGGACCACTGGGCTCATGTGTTGGGATTTTATTCGGCATTGCTGCTGGTGTTCTTGTGAGCTTTGGTATTCGTGCGGCAGTCAGTAAAACCACAGACAAGCCAAAGCCAAGCCAAATTCCTGGTATGAAGTCTCGACTCAAATAA
- the LOC124483715 gene encoding LOW QUALITY PROTEIN: apolipoprotein L5-like (The sequence of the model RefSeq protein was modified relative to this genomic sequence to represent the inferred CDS: inserted 2 bases in 2 codons; deleted 1 base in 1 codon), with product DIKERADRINLTFKHVREYQNRWKALGEYLKSGLTQVTAGRRREELEKELGEVLKDTLAWLEELDHFLDAVERLAVTSVSVFDEECPFGDQEVSPAGVRDVITASQEACPLLVRFRRSVQDFXSSLFNVLVLAIQLDSYIRSTQQLCDKLESKLMTPSQTESEPSQWMFWRNKKENVHLVSDASMLNMLVHIKYLSDVRTNRDFRLVFLFQEEAENFIKLFIQSKPRMLQFLTDLEGSAVQLDNMKRGAQISTVAGSSVGAVSWVLSIVGLALAPITVGVSLILTMTGAGLGVTSAVNSVVTTVRENSVNVSQQKKANELFQSFTKDVQNLQGCLEDVATKMVPVXGTEVDATAGAGRIVGKGCVIGIGIDSLIDSASGIKLVRSEDAIADLGQAAKGTPLALSKAARGGFIALNALFIGLDVFFICKDIVGLANGIKSEVSQLIRARARLWHSELESWQKIHDSLQRGLLTSQDSQNLLKMPFYPLEEMTKEKKTFWQKLSLFPSFS from the exons GACATCAAGGAAAGGGCTGACAGAATCAACTTGACTTTCAAGCACGTCAGAGAGTATCAGAACAGGTGGAAGGCGCTGGGAGAGTACCTGAAGAGTGGCCTGACGCAGGTGACAGCAGGCAGGCgaagggaggagctggagaaggagctggGGGAGGTGTTGAAGGACACCCTGGCCTGGCTGGAGGAACTGGACCACttcctggatgctgtggagaggCTGGCGGTcacttctgtgtctgtgttcgaTGAGGAGTGTCCGTTTGGTGACCAGGAGGTGAGCCCTGCCGGTGTCCGTGATGTCATCACTGCATCACAGGAAGCGTGTCCTCTGTTGGTCCGGTTCAGGAGGAGCGTACAGGACT TGTCCAGCCTCTTCAACGTGCTGGTGTTGGCCATCCAGCTGGACTCATACATACGCAGTACCCAGCAGCTCTGTGACAAGCTGGAGAGCAA ATTGATGACACCATCACAGACGGAGAGTGAACCAAG TCAATGGATGTTTTGGAGAAATAAGAAGGAAAATGTCCACCTTGTGAGTGATGCATCCATGCTGAATATGCTCGTCCATATCAAATACCTCAGTGATGTCAG GACCAACCGGGACTTCAGACTGGTTTTCTTGTTCCAGGAGGAAGCTGAAAACTTCATCAAACTATTCATCCAGAGCAAGCCCAGAATGTTGCAGTTTCTGACTGACCTGGAGGGGAGCGCTGTCCAGCTAGACAACATGAAGCGTGGGGCCCAGATCTCCACTGTGGCAGGCAGCTCAGTG GGGGCGGTTTCGTGGGTCCTGTCCATCGTGGGTCTGGCTCTGGCCCCCATCACAGTAGGGGTGTCCCTGATTCTGACCATGACCGGTGCGGGCCTGGGGGTCACCAGTGCGGTCAACAGCGTAGTCACCACAGTCAGAGAGAACAGCGTCAATGTCTCTCAACAGAAGAAAGCCAACGAGTTGTTCCAGAGTTTTACGAAGGACGTACAGAACCTCCAGGGGTGCCTGGAAGATGTGGCCACCAAGATGGTTCCCG AGGGGACTGAGGTGGATGCAACCGCGGGAGCAGGGAGGATCGTGGGGAAAGGTTGTGTCATCGGGATAGGAATTGACTCCTTGATCGATAGTGCCTCGGGTATAAAACTTGTGAGGAGTGAGGATGCGATTGCTGACCTGGGACAGGCCGCTAAAGGGACGCCCCTCGCCCTCTCCAAGGCAGCCCGGGGGGGGTTCATCGCTCTCAACGCCCTGTTCATTGGCCTGGACGTGTTCTTCATCTGCAAGGACATCGTCGGCCTGGCCAACGGCATCAAGAGTGAGGTTTCCCAGCTCATCCGGGCACGAGCACGGCTCTGGCACTCTGAACTGGAGTCATGGCAGAAGATCCACGACTCCCTGCAGAGAGGTCTGCTCACGTCTCAGGACAGCCAGAACCTGCTGAAGATGCCCTTTTACCCCCTGGAGGAGATGACCAAAGAGAAGAAGACATTCTGGCAGAAACtcagtctctttccctctttttcatAG